A genomic region of Zea mays cultivar B73 chromosome 6, Zm-B73-REFERENCE-NAM-5.0, whole genome shotgun sequence contains the following coding sequences:
- the LOC100274586 gene encoding putative integral membrane protein — translation MGVGGEKFQLGTVGALSLSVVSSVSIVICNKALMSSLGFNFATTLTSWHLLVTFCSLHVALWMKFFEHKPFDSRTVMGFGVLNGISIGLLNLSLGFNSVGFYQMTKLAIIPCTVILETLFFRKKFSRSIQMSLSVLLLGVGVATVTDLQLNAVGSILSLLAIITTCIAQIMTNTIQKKFKVSSTQLLYQSCPYQSLTLFLIGPFLDGFLTNQNVFAFNYTSQVVFFIVLSCLISVSVNFSTFLVIGKTSPVTYQVLGHLKTCLVLAFGYVLLHDPFSWRNILGILIAVVGMVLYSYFCTVETQQKNVEVSPQQVKESEAGPLIADSMSKVENGGGGVDDEPLKVPMWSSKYSRE, via the exons ATGGGCGTCGGCGGGGAGAAGTTCCAGCTGGGGACGGTGGGGGCGCTGAGCCTCTCCGTGGTGTCCTCTGTCTCCATTGTCatctgcaacaaggcgctcatgaGCTCCCTCGGCTTTAACTTCG CCACTACCTTGACGAGCTGGCATCTGCTGGTTACATTCTGCTCCCTTCATGTAGCATTATGGATGAAGTTCTTTGAGCATAAGCCTTTTGATTCAAGAACTGTCATGGGATTTGGAGTACTTAACGGAATCTCCATTGGGCTCCTCAACTTGAGTCTTGGCTTCAACTCTGTTGGGTTTTACCAG ATGACTAAGCTGGCAATCATCCCGTGCACTGTCATTTTAGAGACACTTTTCTTCAGGAAGAAGTTCAG TCGGAGTATCCAGATGTCCCTTTCTGTGCTTCTTCTTGGTGTTGGTGTTGCAACTGTCACTGATCTGCAACTCAATGCTGTGGGATCCATACTGTCCTTGCTGGCAATTATCACGACTTGCATTGCTCAAATT ATGACAAACACTATCCAGAAGAAGTTCAAGGTCTCATCAACCCAACTGCTTTACCAGTCTTGCCCTTACCAATCACTGACCCTGTTTCTCATTGGCCCCTTCCTTGATGGCTTTTTGACTAACCAAAATGTCTTTGCTTTTAATTATACATCTCAAGTTGTG TTTTTCATCGTCCTGTCATGCTTGATATCTGTTTCAGTGAACTTCAGCACTTTCCTTGTGATCGGAAAGACATCTCCTGTTACTTACCAAGTCCTGGGCCATCTTAAAACATGCCTTGTTCTTGCTTTTGGTTATGTTTTGCTTCACGATCCGTTTAGCTGGAGAAACATACTTGGAATCCTAATTGCTGTAGTTGGAAtggtcttgtattcatacttctgCACAGTGGAGACCCAGCAAAAAAATGTTGAAGTCTCCCCACAACAG GTGAAAGAAAGCGAGGCAGGCCCTTTGATCGCAGACTCTATGAGCAAAGTTGAAAACGGGGGTGGTGGTGTTGATGACGAGCCTTTGAAGGTACCCATGTGGAGCTCAAAGTACTCGCGGGAGTGA